A stretch of bacterium DNA encodes these proteins:
- a CDS encoding T9SS type A sorting domain-containing protein — MQRQLLLAVFISFFLPLSNTCAQEGGQALFLDNIDYTEGGDFVYFPEHDFGFTDEITVAAWIRWETPPTNTITNPHEPTQNKWANLVTIDYHDDIDEGIFWLQHNSGNTKFEWAVRTGSSRKFIQSSTVPLQGIWYYLVGVFDGNPAEGNTSMRLYINGVQEASANTGQISGNLKSHNGRMRLNLGRIPSDYRLFNGQMDEVRIWKRALSREEIRKQMHSAHTVNTQDLVAYYPMNNTSGTTVYDSTGNQNGTFYTLLVDVHSTASNLCDAIPFSDFTTSSPWEIADADKHWDGYELSGLPTLTVSGAGVNQENAIVSHTCNTLELEFGWAGSGADTIATPVVDGDPYDTWLGVRDDLQTSQWWESTIPVTLDPVYIKTTTPVIVGESGASMQTFITSTPDSSNNVIAYIYGDVSEPAITGESFPTGIDARPDIIWGQTLFGSVTTSAIIDYSSISGISTPAAVTLMRRTDPDADWEAVPVSGLTHNTSNRTFTLTGTTSSYEYALGVNLSINPLPVELTGFTARWKEDGLILHWRTATELNSHAFEIQYRENGRAAWTTLATVPAAGLSNAPRDYSWTHRVLPTQEHRYRLLMRDRDGSFEYSSELIVNRSDVSTVSFEVYPNPASSRVAVSLSLESEQPVTLRVHDMLGRTCLETEPEYLQAGKSLLSLDVTQLRPGMYMLEVRTGNRRYHKTLRLISSP; from the coding sequence ATGCAACGTCAACTTCTTCTCGCGGTTTTCATTTCCTTCTTTCTCCCTCTGTCCAACACCTGTGCACAGGAAGGCGGACAGGCACTCTTTCTCGACAACATTGACTACACCGAAGGTGGTGATTTCGTCTATTTCCCGGAGCATGACTTCGGATTTACAGACGAAATAACTGTTGCCGCCTGGATTCGCTGGGAGACTCCTCCCACCAATACCATCACAAATCCTCACGAGCCCACGCAGAATAAGTGGGCAAATCTGGTCACCATCGATTATCACGACGATATCGATGAGGGCATTTTCTGGCTGCAGCACAACAGCGGAAATACAAAGTTCGAATGGGCAGTCCGCACCGGCAGCTCACGGAAATTCATACAATCCTCCACGGTACCCTTACAGGGCATCTGGTACTACCTCGTCGGAGTTTTTGACGGGAATCCAGCAGAGGGCAACACCAGCATGCGGTTGTATATCAACGGCGTGCAGGAAGCATCGGCCAATACCGGACAGATCAGCGGCAATCTCAAATCCCACAACGGCCGCATGCGCCTGAATCTGGGACGCATTCCATCCGACTACCGGCTGTTTAACGGACAGATGGACGAGGTGCGAATCTGGAAACGTGCGCTGTCGCGCGAGGAAATCCGCAAGCAGATGCACAGTGCGCATACGGTCAATACGCAGGATCTGGTCGCGTATTATCCGATGAATAATACTTCCGGGACAACCGTGTACGATTCCACCGGGAATCAGAACGGCACCTTCTACACCCTGCTCGTTGATGTACACTCCACCGCGAGTAATCTCTGTGATGCCATTCCGTTTTCAGACTTTACGACTTCGTCACCCTGGGAAATCGCTGATGCGGACAAACACTGGGACGGCTATGAACTGAGCGGTCTTCCGACCCTGACGGTATCCGGCGCAGGAGTAAACCAGGAAAACGCGATTGTCTCGCATACCTGCAACACGCTGGAGCTGGAATTCGGCTGGGCCGGCTCCGGTGCCGATACCATCGCGACCCCCGTTGTCGATGGGGACCCATACGATACCTGGCTGGGAGTACGCGACGATCTGCAAACATCGCAGTGGTGGGAATCGACAATTCCGGTCACGCTGGATCCCGTATACATCAAAACCACCACGCCGGTCATCGTGGGGGAATCCGGTGCCAGCATGCAGACATTCATTACGTCGACTCCCGACAGCAGTAATAATGTTATCGCATACATCTATGGGGATGTGAGCGAGCCGGCAATCACCGGAGAAAGCTTTCCCACCGGTATCGATGCGAGACCAGATATCATCTGGGGTCAGACATTGTTTGGCAGTGTGACCACATCCGCGATCATTGATTATTCATCTATCTCAGGGATCAGCACCCCCGCAGCTGTGACGCTCATGCGACGCACAGATCCGGATGCTGACTGGGAAGCAGTCCCCGTTTCAGGTTTGACGCACAATACCTCGAACCGCACGTTCACACTCACCGGCACGACCTCCAGCTATGAATATGCTCTGGGAGTGAATCTTTCCATCAATCCCCTTCCGGTAGAACTCACGGGGTTCACCGCACGATGGAAGGAGGACGGACTCATACTTCACTGGCGTACGGCCACCGAACTCAATTCACATGCTTTTGAAATTCAGTACAGGGAAAACGGCAGGGCAGCATGGACGACCCTTGCCACCGTCCCTGCTGCGGGATTGAGCAATGCTCCGCGGGATTATTCCTGGACGCATCGAGTTCTTCCCACGCAGGAGCACAGATACCGTCTCTTAATGCGCGACCGCGATGGAAGCTTTGAATACTCTTCGGAACTGATCGTGAATCGCAGTGATGTCAGTACTGTCTCATTCGAAGTGTACCCCAATCCAGCCTCCTCGCGCGTCGCGGTTTCCCTTTCCCTCGAAAGCGAACAGCCTGTGACACTCCGCGTCCATGACATGCTCGGCAGAACCTGCCTGGAAACAGAGCCTGAATATCTGCAGGCCGGGAAATCACTTCTTTCGCTGGATGTGACACAGCTCAGGCCGGGCATGTACATGCTTGAAGTTCGCACCGGTAATCGCCGCTATCACAAGACATTACGCCTTATCAGCTCACCCTGA
- the aspA gene encoding aspartate ammonia-lyase, with the protein MDSAIMHDFIAGIELFQDLEPEQKSILFEQFEVKTFAKDELLFAENTDRSYLWIIYEGEVELFKRTPFGEEKRISIFTRQDFLGEGVLMDDSPHATSARALLKTTVFALSRERVSKVFDEHGSIGVKVLSRVAKVISRRMRQITTHVANVATQYESGRTRREHDLLGDRDVPHERFYGIQTLRATENFNISGVPLSFYPSLIEGIAMVKLAAARANHDLGLLSKPVADSIVQACMDIINGRLHTHFAVDMIQGGAGTSTNMNANEVIANRALEILGYDKGEYKIVHPNNHVNLSQSTNDAYPTAIKLALLRSTEPFIAVLRDLIGAFRNKAEEFSGVLKMGRTQLQDAVPMTLGQTFEAWAVTLEEEIDRLHENVKLFLEINMGATAIGTGINAVKGYEEKVVAHLRDVSGFEVRSAKNLVEATQDTGAFIMFSSAIKRLAAKLSKICNDLRLLSSGPRAGLNEINLPPMQPGSSIMPGKVNPVIPEVVNQIAFKVIGNDLTVTLAVEAGQLELNVFEPVIVQSIFESMEMLKNGMNTLNHRCVSGITANADHCRAMVQNSIGLVTALNPVLGYEACSGLAKEALASGRGVYELVLEKKLLSREELDQLLAPENMVG; encoded by the coding sequence ATGGATTCCGCAATCATGCATGATTTCATAGCTGGCATCGAGCTTTTTCAGGACCTGGAGCCGGAGCAGAAAAGCATTCTTTTCGAGCAGTTCGAGGTGAAAACGTTCGCGAAGGACGAACTGCTGTTCGCGGAGAATACGGACAGAAGCTATCTCTGGATCATCTATGAAGGTGAAGTGGAGCTGTTCAAACGCACTCCTTTCGGGGAAGAAAAACGTATCTCCATTTTCACCCGGCAGGATTTCCTCGGCGAAGGTGTGCTGATGGACGATTCGCCGCATGCCACTTCTGCGCGTGCACTGCTGAAAACCACCGTGTTTGCACTGAGCCGCGAGCGTGTGTCGAAGGTGTTCGACGAGCACGGCAGCATCGGTGTGAAAGTGCTTTCCCGCGTGGCGAAAGTCATCTCGCGCCGCATGCGTCAGATTACCACGCATGTTGCCAACGTGGCGACGCAGTATGAAAGCGGACGCACCCGACGCGAGCACGATTTGCTCGGCGACCGCGACGTGCCCCATGAGCGCTTCTACGGCATTCAGACCCTGCGGGCGACCGAGAATTTCAATATCAGCGGCGTGCCGCTCAGCTTCTATCCTTCCCTGATTGAGGGAATTGCGATGGTAAAACTCGCAGCAGCGCGGGCGAATCATGATCTCGGACTGCTGTCCAAACCCGTGGCCGACAGCATCGTGCAGGCATGCATGGACATCATCAACGGTCGCCTGCACACGCATTTCGCAGTGGATATGATTCAGGGCGGCGCGGGAACGTCGACGAACATGAACGCAAATGAAGTCATCGCCAACCGGGCGCTCGAAATTCTCGGTTACGACAAAGGCGAATACAAAATCGTTCATCCCAACAACCATGTGAACCTTTCGCAATCCACCAACGACGCCTATCCTACTGCCATCAAGCTCGCCCTGCTGCGCAGCACCGAACCCTTCATCGCAGTGCTCCGCGACCTCATCGGGGCGTTTCGCAACAAGGCGGAGGAATTTTCAGGGGTGCTGAAAATGGGTCGCACGCAGCTGCAGGACGCCGTGCCGATGACGCTGGGACAGACCTTTGAAGCCTGGGCTGTGACGCTGGAAGAGGAAATCGACCGTCTGCATGAGAACGTCAAACTCTTCCTTGAAATCAACATGGGTGCGACGGCAATCGGGACCGGCATCAACGCCGTGAAGGGATACGAAGAGAAAGTCGTCGCCCACCTCCGCGATGTCAGTGGTTTTGAAGTGCGTTCGGCAAAGAATCTCGTCGAAGCGACGCAGGACACCGGCGCTTTCATCATGTTCTCTTCCGCCATCAAGCGGCTGGCGGCGAAGCTGTCCAAGATCTGCAACGACCTGAGGCTGTTGTCGTCGGGTCCGCGGGCGGGACTCAATGAAATCAACCTGCCCCCGATGCAGCCCGGTTCCTCGATCATGCCCGGCAAGGTCAATCCCGTCATCCCGGAAGTTGTCAACCAGATCGCATTCAAAGTCATCGGCAACGATCTCACTGTGACCCTTGCCGTGGAAGCCGGTCAGCTCGAACTGAACGTCTTCGAACCCGTGATCGTGCAGAGCATTTTCGAGAGCATGGAGATGCTGAAAAACGGCATGAACACGCTCAACCACCGCTGCGTCAGTGGCATCACCGCCAATGCCGATCACTGCCGTGCAATGGTGCAGAACAGCATCGGACTCGTCACCGCCCTCAATCCTGTCCTCGGCTACGAGGCCTGCTCCGGTCTTGCCAAGGAAGCGCTGGCATCAGGCCGCGGCGTATACGAGCTCGTACTCGAGAAAAAGCTGCTCTCACGCGAAGAACTCGATCAGCTGCTCGCACCGGAAAATATGGTGGGATAA
- a CDS encoding PIG-L family deacetylase, with protein sequence MNILYIFPHPDDESFGPASIMHQQLDVGHQVHLLTLTRGGATRVRHDLGLSIEEMGEIRLKEMQAVEKTLQLSSMTVWDYPDSGLKQMDPRILERAIADFIRKLQPDIIVSYAVHGISGFHDHLVTHAIVKRVYLELLDEGLPLRRLALLTVPDSGEPTFEDGKIRLKHSTPEEIGCAQPLRPADIEAMKSALRCYATYKDTIEKSGVVEKVGDTLYFELYMESFNPPLSDMCAGIA encoded by the coding sequence ATGAACATCCTGTATATATTTCCGCATCCTGACGACGAATCTTTCGGTCCCGCCAGCATCATGCATCAACAGTTGGATGTGGGACACCAGGTACATCTGCTCACGCTCACGCGCGGGGGCGCGACACGTGTGCGGCATGACCTTGGATTGAGCATCGAGGAAATGGGGGAAATCCGTCTCAAAGAAATGCAGGCGGTTGAAAAGACGCTGCAGCTGTCGTCGATGACCGTGTGGGATTATCCTGACAGCGGACTCAAGCAGATGGACCCGCGTATACTCGAACGCGCCATCGCCGATTTCATAAGGAAGCTTCAGCCGGACATCATCGTCAGCTACGCGGTACACGGTATAAGCGGTTTTCACGATCACCTGGTGACGCATGCGATCGTCAAGCGAGTGTACCTGGAACTTCTCGATGAAGGGCTGCCGCTCCGCCGCCTGGCGCTGCTTACCGTTCCCGACAGTGGAGAGCCGACATTCGAGGACGGCAAGATTCGTCTCAAACATTCCACTCCCGAAGAAATCGGTTGCGCCCAGCCGTTGCGTCCCGCCGACATCGAAGCCATGAAATCGGCCCTCCGCTGCTACGCCACGTACAAAGACACCATCGAAAAATCGGGCGTGGTGGAGAAGGTGGGGGATACGCTGTATTTCGAATTGTACATGGAATCATTCAACCCGCCACTTTCGGATATGTGTGCAGGCATTGCCTGA
- a CDS encoding response regulator, with protein sequence MPFPSMHFHSLRGRFLLSLLLIGIIPLLCFFIFDFYGEVHTINEAGRHKLIAVRDLKIREIDSWLDERTGDMQTYATLAPLVRSATLLLQGDGVASNDGEFEAVRDFLQEICDRYSAYKTGMVIDFEEGVIKLSSVRKMEGNVWQYFNHVPRHIDEREVVFTDAFPSASIGGQPSMYCVIPISTRPARRMMLVLQIDLSASLTSMIRNSTGLGETGETLIVNEDGVAVTALRHDAAAALRRRIDAVPASLARNAQSGVVQAKDYRGVEVIAAYSYLPRLGWGFVAKQDVEELHQPYYDRIGNIVLGFLTAILLGILVAYFLTRSTTEPLRELVRSAQQIAGGEYSVRVEKQRLDELGRLRNAFNEMAQSIETRVAVANKGTGIISTVSVVRNLPEFGEVLCKVLNREMNAMITALYLADRTTQKMSPFAATGSELAVLPQFDMQHPGGQLGEAMLRSNFSLLRLEQPDVLKFETIAGTAHPSELATLALGNDEDMLGALLIAKQRPFSETERQSLAMLQQELTSILQRVQAWEVREQLTSELQDKNQELESMAEELQQQSEELQYQNQMLEEQKRELEQANAMKSQFLSNISHELRTPLNAILSLSRVLEQRADSGMSEEEIKYISIVQRNAQELLSLINDLLDLARLESTHIESEISEFNISSLIGDISRNLETLAQDKSIAMHMEFPVEPVDVALDAKNVRLIVQNLLANAFKFTDAGEVRITVEDAGSEVKISVRDTGIGIAKDDLPHIFQEFRQVDGSTSRRYEGAGLGLSIASKAVKHMRGSIVVDSELGKGSCFTVTLPKKMRSRIKTAPRAELTPLIKPALVEERSKRILILEDNEAIVLQLRAVLEDEGFELLSLTHGVNAVEQVRSFNPDLLILDLMLPEIDGFSVLQMLRSAEQTQHLPVLVLTAKNLTREEKELLDSDAHLRLMLKGSVGEEELLAILYSMLKVN encoded by the coding sequence ATGCCATTCCCAAGTATGCATTTTCATTCCCTCCGTGGCAGATTCCTTCTCTCGCTCCTTCTCATCGGAATTATTCCTCTTTTATGCTTCTTTATCTTCGATTTTTATGGTGAAGTCCACACCATCAATGAGGCCGGGCGACACAAACTCATTGCAGTCCGGGATTTGAAGATCAGGGAAATCGACTCCTGGCTGGATGAGCGCACGGGAGACATGCAGACCTACGCCACTCTGGCACCTCTGGTCAGGAGTGCGACACTTCTGCTGCAGGGCGATGGTGTCGCATCCAATGATGGGGAATTCGAAGCGGTGCGGGACTTTCTGCAGGAAATCTGTGACAGATACAGTGCGTACAAGACCGGGATGGTCATTGATTTCGAGGAGGGGGTGATCAAACTGAGTTCAGTGCGTAAAATGGAAGGGAACGTCTGGCAATATTTCAATCATGTTCCAAGGCATATTGACGAGCGTGAGGTCGTTTTTACAGACGCGTTTCCGTCTGCATCAATTGGCGGCCAGCCATCGATGTACTGCGTGATTCCCATTTCCACACGACCTGCACGGAGGATGATGCTTGTCCTGCAGATCGATCTTTCGGCATCCCTGACAAGCATGATTCGGAACTCGACAGGACTGGGGGAAACGGGGGAAACGCTGATTGTCAATGAAGATGGTGTCGCAGTGACCGCCCTGCGTCACGATGCCGCGGCTGCGCTCAGAAGACGCATTGATGCCGTTCCAGCCTCGCTCGCCCGCAATGCACAGTCTGGTGTCGTGCAGGCCAAGGATTATCGAGGGGTCGAGGTAATCGCAGCATACAGCTATCTCCCCAGGCTCGGTTGGGGTTTCGTAGCGAAGCAGGATGTAGAGGAACTGCATCAGCCTTACTATGACAGAATCGGAAACATCGTTCTCGGTTTTCTGACAGCCATCCTGCTTGGCATTCTTGTCGCGTATTTCCTCACCCGCAGCACAACCGAACCGTTGCGTGAACTGGTGCGATCGGCGCAGCAGATTGCCGGTGGTGAGTATTCTGTCAGGGTGGAAAAGCAACGGCTCGACGAACTCGGAAGGTTGCGCAATGCGTTCAACGAAATGGCGCAGAGTATTGAGACCCGTGTTGCCGTCGCCAACAAGGGCACTGGAATAATAAGTACGGTATCCGTCGTCCGTAATCTGCCGGAATTCGGTGAAGTGCTGTGCAAGGTCTTGAACAGGGAAATGAATGCCATGATTACGGCGTTGTACCTGGCTGATCGTACGACACAGAAAATGTCGCCGTTCGCTGCGACTGGAAGCGAACTTGCAGTTCTGCCGCAGTTTGACATGCAGCATCCAGGGGGACAACTGGGCGAGGCCATGCTGCGCTCGAATTTCAGCCTGCTGCGGTTGGAGCAGCCGGACGTTCTAAAGTTTGAAACGATTGCGGGAACCGCACATCCGTCGGAACTGGCTACTCTGGCGCTGGGCAACGACGAAGACATGCTTGGTGCGCTGCTGATAGCAAAACAGCGGCCGTTCTCCGAGACGGAACGGCAGTCCCTCGCCATGCTGCAGCAGGAACTGACGTCCATTCTGCAGCGCGTCCAGGCCTGGGAAGTCCGCGAACAACTGACGTCCGAACTGCAGGATAAAAACCAGGAACTCGAATCCATGGCCGAAGAACTGCAACAGCAATCCGAAGAGCTGCAGTACCAGAATCAGATGCTGGAGGAACAGAAACGGGAGCTGGAACAGGCCAATGCCATGAAAAGTCAATTCCTCTCGAACATCAGCCATGAACTGCGCACGCCGCTCAACGCCATCCTCTCACTCTCCCGCGTTCTCGAACAGCGTGCCGACAGTGGAATGTCGGAAGAAGAGATCAAATACATCTCAATCGTACAGCGAAATGCACAGGAACTGCTCTCGCTGATCAATGATCTTCTCGATCTTGCACGACTGGAAAGCACGCATATCGAGTCAGAAATTTCAGAATTCAATATCAGCAGCCTGATTGGCGATATCAGCAGAAATCTGGAGACTCTGGCGCAGGACAAAAGCATCGCAATGCACATGGAATTCCCTGTCGAACCCGTCGATGTTGCGCTGGATGCAAAGAACGTGCGGCTCATCGTTCAGAACCTGCTTGCAAATGCTTTCAAATTTACAGATGCTGGTGAGGTGCGGATCACGGTTGAGGATGCCGGCAGCGAAGTGAAGATCTCCGTTCGCGACACCGGTATCGGTATCGCGAAAGATGACCTGCCGCATATTTTTCAAGAATTCAGGCAGGTTGATGGCAGTACCTCGCGGAGGTATGAGGGTGCAGGACTCGGACTCTCGATCGCGTCGAAAGCGGTAAAACACATGCGGGGCAGTATCGTCGTGGATAGTGAGCTGGGGAAGGGGTCGTGCTTTACCGTCACCCTTCCGAAGAAAATGCGAAGCAGAATAAAAACTGCTCCACGGGCTGAGCTGACTCCACTCATAAAACCTGCGCTTGTCGAAGAACGTTCAAAACGGATTCTCATCCTTGAAGACAACGAAGCGATCGTCCTGCAGCTTCGCGCGGTGCTCGAAGACGAAGGGTTTGAGCTGCTGTCGCTCACGCACGGAGTCAATGCTGTTGAACAGGTACGCAGTTTCAATCCCGATCTCCTCATACTCGACCTGATGCTCCCGGAGATTGATGGCTTCAGTGTGCTGCAAATGCTGCGTTCCGCTGAACAGACGCAACATCTGCCCGTTCTGGTGCTCACGGCCAAGAATCTCACGCGCGAAGAAAAAGAACTGCTTGACAGTGACGCGCATCTGCGCCTCATGCTCAAAGGTTCTGTCGGCGAGGAAGAACTTCTTGCAATTCTTTACTCCATGCTCAAAGTGAACTGA
- a CDS encoding PAS domain S-box protein produces MHRFLAIDDREDNLISLQAILKNVRPEDEIITAMSGVEGIEKAVRLRPDLILLDISMPAMDGFEVCSLLKSKPETMYIPIILLTAYHTDSKSRVYGLEQGAEAFLSKPIDEGELIAQINAMLRLKVAEESLRVENRQLENRVRERTRALEKSRRQYQFLFDFAPDIYCTLDDENRIVAANQFGASYLGYQKEELQGKEFLTLIHQDDRKAAQRIVASSRNQGVPSNTEPFRLMRKDGSFLWVSLRANAPELLHESESNVLLILHDVTEEQEVLAALHQSEMELRTLYNNLSVGIYRSTRDGQIVFANPALLEMLKCDSLEELQSGNLPEQFAYNRTEFERIMTRYKAVSGYETRIRRHDGSWIDVRENAVIVPDEDGEIQYYEGTLEDITHKVKAERDLMVSERRFRVLAETAKDAILGFDRDGGLLIWNSAAASMFFLDSELHMGTACKGLIADLDSDQLLAIAQDRKEESSRSQVVERICRRTDGSEFPADLTLSEIESFDRVRVFAVVRDITERKKHEREREETLRFAQEALRVKSLFIANMSHEIRTPLNSLLGFTSLLEDSLADHLSEEQKEYFHIVEESGSRLFKTVHHILDLSHIESGGLTAHFEQFSLAEVVKNINREMQAAFLEKGLTSVLMIEDDPLMIEADHYMVSQTLTNILENAIKYSERGGIIIRAGVVEQEIHVSVKDNGVGISEDFLPYVFTEFAQESQGYTKKYQGLGLGLALAKRYVELNNGRIEVESEKNKGSKFTLVFPALSEHTAVSSINGKENAS; encoded by the coding sequence ATGCATAGATTTCTTGCCATTGATGATCGCGAAGACAATCTGATTTCGCTGCAGGCCATTCTCAAAAATGTGAGACCTGAAGACGAAATCATTACCGCGATGTCTGGTGTGGAAGGCATCGAAAAGGCGGTGCGATTGCGCCCCGACCTGATCCTTCTTGATATCTCCATGCCAGCAATGGACGGCTTTGAGGTCTGCTCACTTCTGAAGAGCAAACCGGAGACCATGTACATCCCCATCATACTGCTTACAGCGTATCACACCGACAGCAAGAGCCGGGTGTACGGTCTTGAACAGGGCGCGGAAGCCTTTCTGTCCAAGCCCATCGATGAAGGGGAATTGATCGCACAGATCAACGCGATGCTGCGCCTGAAGGTCGCGGAAGAGTCGTTGCGTGTCGAAAATCGCCAGCTGGAAAACCGCGTCCGAGAGCGCACGCGTGCTCTTGAAAAGAGCCGCAGGCAGTATCAGTTCCTCTTTGACTTTGCCCCTGACATTTACTGCACGCTCGATGATGAAAACCGCATTGTGGCGGCGAATCAGTTTGGTGCTTCATATCTCGGCTACCAGAAAGAAGAGCTTCAGGGAAAAGAATTTCTGACGTTGATTCATCAGGACGACAGGAAGGCTGCGCAGCGCATTGTTGCGTCTTCCCGAAATCAGGGTGTCCCCTCGAACACCGAACCATTCCGCTTGATGCGAAAGGATGGGAGCTTTCTCTGGGTCTCGTTGCGCGCGAACGCCCCGGAACTGCTGCATGAGAGTGAATCAAACGTCCTTCTGATTCTCCACGATGTTACCGAGGAACAGGAAGTGCTTGCGGCGCTTCATCAAAGTGAGATGGAATTGCGGACGCTGTACAACAATCTCTCGGTTGGCATCTACCGGAGCACCCGTGATGGACAGATTGTCTTCGCGAATCCCGCCCTGCTTGAAATGCTGAAATGTGATTCTCTGGAAGAACTGCAGTCCGGCAATCTGCCTGAACAGTTTGCGTACAATCGCACCGAGTTTGAACGGATCATGACCCGGTACAAAGCCGTCAGTGGCTATGAGACCCGTATTCGTCGGCATGACGGAAGCTGGATCGACGTGCGTGAAAATGCGGTTATCGTCCCGGATGAAGATGGTGAGATTCAATATTACGAGGGAACACTTGAGGATATCACTCATAAAGTCAAGGCTGAACGTGACCTGATGGTCAGTGAGCGGCGCTTTCGCGTCCTTGCTGAGACGGCGAAAGATGCCATTCTCGGTTTCGACAGGGATGGTGGGCTCTTGATCTGGAACAGCGCTGCGGCATCCATGTTCTTTCTCGATTCCGAGTTGCATATGGGCACGGCCTGCAAGGGCCTGATTGCGGACCTCGACAGCGATCAACTTCTCGCAATCGCCCAGGATCGGAAAGAGGAATCCTCTCGCTCCCAGGTTGTTGAACGCATATGCCGGAGAACGGATGGATCGGAGTTCCCTGCCGACCTCACGTTGTCAGAAATTGAGAGCTTCGACCGCGTACGCGTGTTTGCCGTGGTGCGCGACATTACCGAGCGAAAGAAACATGAACGCGAACGTGAAGAGACATTGCGTTTTGCGCAGGAAGCTCTTCGTGTCAAGAGCCTCTTTATCGCAAATATGTCGCATGAGATTCGAACACCACTCAATTCGCTTCTCGGTTTCACCTCGCTGCTGGAAGATTCCCTTGCCGACCATCTCAGTGAGGAACAGAAAGAGTATTTCCACATCGTGGAGGAAAGCGGAAGCCGACTTTTCAAAACCGTGCACCATATTCTCGATCTGAGCCACATTGAATCGGGCGGACTGACAGCACACTTCGAGCAGTTCAGCCTGGCCGAGGTGGTGAAGAATATCAACCGTGAAATGCAAGCCGCTTTTCTGGAGAAAGGCCTCACAAGCGTCCTTATGATTGAAGATGACCCGCTCATGATCGAAGCGGATCATTACATGGTGTCTCAGACACTCACGAACATTCTTGAAAACGCCATCAAATACTCGGAGCGGGGTGGTATCATCATCCGAGCAGGGGTTGTAGAGCAGGAGATTCACGTCTCGGTCAAGGATAATGGGGTTGGCATCAGCGAGGATTTCCTGCCGTATGTCTTTACGGAGTTTGCGCAGGAAAGCCAGGGGTACACCAAGAAATATCAGGGCCTGGGACTCGGACTCGCTCTTGCCAAACGGTATGTCGAACTGAACAATGGCCGCATTGAGGTCGAGAGCGAGAAGAATAAGGGATCCAAATTTACCCTGGTCTTTCCGGCTTTATCCGAGCACACTGCAGTTTCATCGATCAATGGCAAGGAAAACGCCTCGTGA